In the Pseudoalteromonas sp. A25 genome, GTTGCACACTCTCTTAATATGATGGCATTTGCTTATGCACTACCACTGGTATTCTTTAAAGGTGAAACAAAAATTATAAAAGCTTTAATGCAATCTCTGAAGGTGTTTTTTGTGAATATGGCTCCGTTAGGTGTATATAGTCTGCTGATCGGTATTCTTATTGCAGCTGCGGTTCCTTTGAGTATGGTGCCATTGCTGATCATAATGCCTATCGCTTACATCAGCTTTTTTGTGTCGTTTCAGGCTATTTTTATGCCGCAAGAACAGCAATCTGATGAGACATCACAAAGTGCGACCAGCACTTCAGGTGACACAGGGCGTTTTGACGCCTAATGGATGAGAGTGAACAGCAAAAGCTTAAAAACTATGTACTTTGGCTATTGGGTAGGCAGGAATACTCTAAAAAAGAACTCAAGCAAAAGTTAAAGGCGAAGCAGGCAGACGACGATTTTATAGAAAACTTACTCCAGTGGTGTGAATCGCTTGGTTATGTCGATGATAATCGGTATTGTGAGAGTTTTCTAAGAAGACAGCTAAATAAAGGGCTAGGGCTTAAACGAGTGCTAGCCGAAGCGGGGAATAAAGGGGTTGATCGAGCCCTCTTAATGGAATTGATTGAGACACAAGAAGTTGATTGGTTTGAACTGGCATTAGATGTTTATGTTCGAAAGTTCACTTCGACCCCGAAACAACTCGAT is a window encoding:
- a CDS encoding regulatory protein RecX, with the translated sequence MDESEQQKLKNYVLWLLGRQEYSKKELKQKLKAKQADDDFIENLLQWCESLGYVDDNRYCESFLRRQLNKGLGLKRVLAEAGNKGVDRALLMELIETQEVDWFELALDVYVRKFTSTPKQLDYKEKAKRVRYMMYRGFSYEEIDFAMQAATMGE